A region from the Cuculus canorus isolate bCucCan1 chromosome 14, bCucCan1.pri, whole genome shotgun sequence genome encodes:
- the RARS1 gene encoding arginine--tRNA ligase, cytoplasmic isoform X1, with product MEARVAQCAARLAQQENEIKLLTAEIERLKNFGCLGVSPSLEGLRDENAKLKYRLNFLRKSLQEERSKTAKSMININSCLQEIFGAAIQAAYPDLENPPLVVTPSQQPKFGDYQCNSAMGITQILLKTKEQKVSPREIAERISKNIPPNECIEKVEIAGPGFINVHLRKDFVSKQLSSLLINGVQPPAVGKRKKVVVDFSSPNIAKEMHVGHLRSTIIGESMCRLFEFAGYDVLRLNHLGDWGTQFGMLIAHLQDKFPDYLTVSPPIGDLQAFYKESKRRFDTEEEFKKRAYQCVVLLQSKNPDFIKAWKLICDVSRKEFQKIYNCLDITLIERGESFYHDMMKDIVKEFEDKGFVQVDDGRKIVFVPGFPVPLTIMKSDGGYTYDTSDLAALKHRLCEEKADILIYVVDSGQSVHLQTVFAAGAMIGWYDPKVTRVAHAAFGVVLGEDKKKFKTRSGDTVRLIDLLEEGLKRAMDKLKDKERDKVLTPEELKAAQTSVAFGCIKYADLSHNRLNDYVFSFDKMLDDRGNTAAYLLYAFTRIRAIARLANIDEQMLRTAAREEVLILDHEKEWKLGKCILRFPEILQKILEDLLLHTLCDYLYELATTFTEFYDNCYCVEKDRQSGQIVKVNMWRLLLCEATATIMAKGFDILGIKPVQRM from the exons ATGGAGGCGCGCGTGGCGCAGTGCGCGGCGCGGCTGGCGCAGCAG gaaAACGAGATCAAGTTGTTAACTGCAGAAATCGAGCGTCTGAAGAACTTTGGATGCTTGGGAGTCTCCCCGAGTTTGGAAGGGTTGCGAGACGAAAACGCAAAACTTAAGTATCGGTTAAATTTCCTTCGAAAG AGCCTTCAAGAGGAAAGaagtaaaacagcaaaaagcatGATTAATATCAACAGCTGTCTTCAGGAGATCTTTGGAGCTGCTATTCAGGCCGCCTACCCAGATCTAGAAAATCCTCCGCTGGTAGTGACACCAAGTCAGCAGCCCAAGTTTGGGGACTACCAGTGTAACAGTGCCATGGGCATAACGCAG ATACTGCTTAAAACCAAGGAACAGAAGGTTAGCCCAAGAGAAATCGCTGAGAGAATATCAAAAAATATTCCTCCCAACGAATGCATTGAGAAGGTTGAAATTGCCGGTCCTG GTTTTATCAATGTCCACTTGAGAAAGGATTTTGTATCAAAGCAGCTCAGCAGTTTATTGATCAATGGAGTTCAACCACCAGCTgttggcaaaaggaaaaag GTGGTGGTCGATTTTTCATCCCCTAACATTGCAAAAGAGATGCATGTTGGCCACCTGCGCTCTACCATCATCGGAGAAAGTATGTGCCGACTGTTTGAATTTGCAGGTTATGATGTTTTGAG GTTAAACCATTTAGGAGATTGGGGCACCCAGTTTGGAATGCTCATTGCTCACCTCCAGGACAAATTTCCAGATTACTTAACTGTTTCTCCTCCCATTGGTGATCTCCAAGCTTTTTACAAG GAATCCAAGAGGAGATTTGACACAGAGGAGGAGTTTAAGAAACGTGCCTACCAATGtgtggtgctgctgcagagcaaaaaCCCAGACTTCATTAAAGCGTGGAAGCTGATCTGTGATGTGTCACGGAAAG AGTTCCAGAAAATCTACAACTGCTTGGACATCACACTGATAGAGAGAGGGGAATCATTCTATCACGACATGATGAAAGACATCGTGAAAGAATTTGAAGATAAAG GATTTGTCCAGGTTGATGATGGCCGGAAGATCGTGTTTGTCCCAGGTTTCCCTGTCCCATTGACAATCATGAAATCAGATGGAGGTTACACATATGACACATCTGACTTAGCAGCTCTGAAACACAGGCTGtgtgaagagaaggctgatATCCTTATTTATGTTGTCGATAGCGGCCAG TCGGTGCATTTGCAAACGGTGTTTGCAGCTGGAGCGATGATTGGCTGGTATGATCCCAAAGTAACCAGAGTGGCCCATGCTGCGTTCGGAGTGGTGCTGGGAGAAGACAA gaaaaagTTCAAAACTCGTTCAGGGGATACAGTGCGTCTTATAGATCTACTGGAAGAAGGGCTGAAACGAGCTATGGACAAGCTGAAAGACAAAGAACGGGACAAG GTCCTCACTCCGGAAGAGCTGAAAGCTGCCCAGACATCAGTCGCTTTTGGATGTATTAAGTATGCGGATCTCTCCCACAACAGACTAAACGATTACGTATTCTCCTTTGACAAGATGCTGGATGACCGAGGAAATACAGCTGCTTATTTGCTGTATGCCTTCACACGGATCAG GGCTATCGCTCGCCTGGCCAATATCGACGAACAGATGCTGCGGACGGCAGCCAGGGAGGAGGTGCTGATCCTTGACCACGAGAAGGAGTGGAAACTGGGAAAGTGCATCCTGAGGTTCCCTGAGATCCTGCAGAAGATTCTGGAGGACTTGTTGTTGCACACGCTCTGTGACTACCTTTATGAGCTGGCCACCACCTTCACCGAGTTCTACGACAACTGCTACTGCGTGGAGAAGGACAGGCAGAGTG GCCAGATCGTGAAGGTGAACATGTGGAGGCTCCTGCTGTGTGAAGCCACTGCCACCATCATGGCCAAAGGATTTGACATCCTTGGGATTAAGCCTGTGCAGAGGATGTAG
- the RARS1 gene encoding arginine--tRNA ligase, cytoplasmic isoform X2: MININSCLQEIFGAAIQAAYPDLENPPLVVTPSQQPKFGDYQCNSAMGITQILLKTKEQKVSPREIAERISKNIPPNECIEKVEIAGPGFINVHLRKDFVSKQLSSLLINGVQPPAVGKRKKVVVDFSSPNIAKEMHVGHLRSTIIGESMCRLFEFAGYDVLRLNHLGDWGTQFGMLIAHLQDKFPDYLTVSPPIGDLQAFYKESKRRFDTEEEFKKRAYQCVVLLQSKNPDFIKAWKLICDVSRKEFQKIYNCLDITLIERGESFYHDMMKDIVKEFEDKGFVQVDDGRKIVFVPGFPVPLTIMKSDGGYTYDTSDLAALKHRLCEEKADILIYVVDSGQSVHLQTVFAAGAMIGWYDPKVTRVAHAAFGVVLGEDKKKFKTRSGDTVRLIDLLEEGLKRAMDKLKDKERDKVLTPEELKAAQTSVAFGCIKYADLSHNRLNDYVFSFDKMLDDRGNTAAYLLYAFTRIRAIARLANIDEQMLRTAAREEVLILDHEKEWKLGKCILRFPEILQKILEDLLLHTLCDYLYELATTFTEFYDNCYCVEKDRQSGQIVKVNMWRLLLCEATATIMAKGFDILGIKPVQRM; the protein is encoded by the exons atGATTAATATCAACAGCTGTCTTCAGGAGATCTTTGGAGCTGCTATTCAGGCCGCCTACCCAGATCTAGAAAATCCTCCGCTGGTAGTGACACCAAGTCAGCAGCCCAAGTTTGGGGACTACCAGTGTAACAGTGCCATGGGCATAACGCAG ATACTGCTTAAAACCAAGGAACAGAAGGTTAGCCCAAGAGAAATCGCTGAGAGAATATCAAAAAATATTCCTCCCAACGAATGCATTGAGAAGGTTGAAATTGCCGGTCCTG GTTTTATCAATGTCCACTTGAGAAAGGATTTTGTATCAAAGCAGCTCAGCAGTTTATTGATCAATGGAGTTCAACCACCAGCTgttggcaaaaggaaaaag GTGGTGGTCGATTTTTCATCCCCTAACATTGCAAAAGAGATGCATGTTGGCCACCTGCGCTCTACCATCATCGGAGAAAGTATGTGCCGACTGTTTGAATTTGCAGGTTATGATGTTTTGAG GTTAAACCATTTAGGAGATTGGGGCACCCAGTTTGGAATGCTCATTGCTCACCTCCAGGACAAATTTCCAGATTACTTAACTGTTTCTCCTCCCATTGGTGATCTCCAAGCTTTTTACAAG GAATCCAAGAGGAGATTTGACACAGAGGAGGAGTTTAAGAAACGTGCCTACCAATGtgtggtgctgctgcagagcaaaaaCCCAGACTTCATTAAAGCGTGGAAGCTGATCTGTGATGTGTCACGGAAAG AGTTCCAGAAAATCTACAACTGCTTGGACATCACACTGATAGAGAGAGGGGAATCATTCTATCACGACATGATGAAAGACATCGTGAAAGAATTTGAAGATAAAG GATTTGTCCAGGTTGATGATGGCCGGAAGATCGTGTTTGTCCCAGGTTTCCCTGTCCCATTGACAATCATGAAATCAGATGGAGGTTACACATATGACACATCTGACTTAGCAGCTCTGAAACACAGGCTGtgtgaagagaaggctgatATCCTTATTTATGTTGTCGATAGCGGCCAG TCGGTGCATTTGCAAACGGTGTTTGCAGCTGGAGCGATGATTGGCTGGTATGATCCCAAAGTAACCAGAGTGGCCCATGCTGCGTTCGGAGTGGTGCTGGGAGAAGACAA gaaaaagTTCAAAACTCGTTCAGGGGATACAGTGCGTCTTATAGATCTACTGGAAGAAGGGCTGAAACGAGCTATGGACAAGCTGAAAGACAAAGAACGGGACAAG GTCCTCACTCCGGAAGAGCTGAAAGCTGCCCAGACATCAGTCGCTTTTGGATGTATTAAGTATGCGGATCTCTCCCACAACAGACTAAACGATTACGTATTCTCCTTTGACAAGATGCTGGATGACCGAGGAAATACAGCTGCTTATTTGCTGTATGCCTTCACACGGATCAG GGCTATCGCTCGCCTGGCCAATATCGACGAACAGATGCTGCGGACGGCAGCCAGGGAGGAGGTGCTGATCCTTGACCACGAGAAGGAGTGGAAACTGGGAAAGTGCATCCTGAGGTTCCCTGAGATCCTGCAGAAGATTCTGGAGGACTTGTTGTTGCACACGCTCTGTGACTACCTTTATGAGCTGGCCACCACCTTCACCGAGTTCTACGACAACTGCTACTGCGTGGAGAAGGACAGGCAGAGTG GCCAGATCGTGAAGGTGAACATGTGGAGGCTCCTGCTGTGTGAAGCCACTGCCACCATCATGGCCAAAGGATTTGACATCCTTGGGATTAAGCCTGTGCAGAGGATGTAG